From Mycolicibacterium cosmeticum, a single genomic window includes:
- a CDS encoding acyl-CoA dehydrogenase family protein, with product MTAAEFTEIHDELRAVARDVLGKDGGKEVSWSLVTQAGWTGLEVAGDLGGAGAGFREVAIICTELGRAAAASGYFGSAVLGVGALNSVAHEPDRDALLSSISAGTVTVAVALLTDHGDIDADVPFTVTRQGVLNGRSDFVIDAVGADRLLLLAVGPDGAPVLASVSGAELTVAPRPVLDESRRLATVSADGVSVAAESLWPLTGDRAVLAQRAATAIACDSLGLAEAMLSATVDFVCMRQQFGRAIGSFQAVKHACADMLVQISVSRRLVAAAVEAVADGSPEASRMASMAKSHTTETAVAVAGKAMQLHGGIGYTWEAGIHRYLKRATLNRALFGSPAAHRRLISAAY from the coding sequence GTGACGGCAGCCGAATTCACCGAGATTCACGACGAGCTACGAGCTGTCGCGCGCGACGTTCTCGGTAAAGACGGCGGCAAGGAAGTCTCTTGGTCGTTGGTGACCCAAGCCGGCTGGACCGGGCTGGAGGTCGCCGGCGATCTCGGCGGCGCGGGGGCCGGGTTCCGTGAAGTGGCGATCATCTGTACCGAATTGGGTCGCGCGGCTGCCGCCAGCGGCTACTTCGGTTCCGCGGTGCTCGGTGTCGGCGCGCTCAATTCGGTGGCCCATGAACCGGACCGTGATGCACTGCTGTCGAGCATTTCCGCCGGTACGGTGACAGTTGCGGTGGCGCTGCTCACCGATCACGGCGATATCGACGCGGACGTGCCTTTCACGGTGACCCGGCAGGGTGTCCTGAATGGCCGGTCAGATTTCGTCATCGACGCTGTCGGCGCGGACCGGCTGCTGCTGTTGGCGGTCGGCCCTGACGGGGCGCCGGTCCTTGCCAGCGTCTCGGGCGCCGAATTGACCGTGGCACCGCGACCCGTGCTGGACGAAAGTAGGCGGTTGGCCACGGTGTCCGCCGATGGTGTCAGCGTGGCCGCGGAATCGCTGTGGCCGCTCACCGGCGACCGGGCGGTGTTGGCACAGCGGGCCGCGACCGCGATCGCGTGTGACAGCCTGGGCCTGGCCGAGGCGATGCTCAGCGCAACAGTCGATTTTGTCTGCATGCGGCAGCAGTTCGGTAGGGCGATCGGCTCCTTCCAGGCCGTCAAGCACGCCTGCGCCGACATGCTGGTGCAGATTTCGGTGAGCCGCCGGCTGGTGGCCGCTGCCGTCGAGGCGGTCGCCGACGGCAGCCCCGAAGCCTCGCGGATGGCATCGATGGCCAAATCACATACCACCGAAACCGCGGTGGCTGTCGCCGGTAAGGCGATGCAGCTGCACGGAGGGATCGGCTACACCTGGGAAGCCGGTATCCACCGCTACCTCAAACGCGCGACGCTCAACCGCGCACTGTTCGGCAGTCCCGCGGCGCACCGCCGCCTGATCTCCGCGGCATATTGA
- a CDS encoding TetR/AcrR family transcriptional regulator: MATMDGSAPRPPVVPATKPEQIRDAAMKCFADGGFAGTSLQTIADAADVSIGLIQHYFVTKRQLIESIDRHVLSVFGDALGVSPGATDVAVGASEAGSRFAELMHHNPEIMDYVGRALVEGGEVGKVIFDGLHAISEQQGVTFAAQGLTPDDLDSVWAAMLPLILRAGTIMLRPHIERHLQGSLYDWDATSRWDAAVTRLIQKGQFKPQ; encoded by the coding sequence ATGGCCACGATGGACGGCTCAGCGCCCCGCCCGCCGGTCGTGCCGGCGACGAAGCCGGAGCAGATTCGCGATGCGGCGATGAAGTGCTTCGCCGACGGTGGCTTCGCCGGGACGTCGCTGCAGACGATCGCCGATGCCGCGGATGTGAGCATAGGTCTCATTCAGCACTATTTCGTCACCAAGAGGCAGTTGATCGAGAGCATCGACCGACATGTTCTAAGCGTCTTCGGGGATGCACTGGGGGTGTCCCCGGGGGCCACTGATGTCGCTGTCGGCGCCAGTGAGGCCGGTAGCCGGTTCGCCGAGCTGATGCACCACAACCCCGAGATCATGGACTATGTCGGCCGGGCGCTCGTCGAAGGCGGAGAGGTCGGGAAAGTCATCTTCGACGGTCTGCACGCCATCAGTGAACAGCAGGGTGTCACCTTCGCGGCCCAGGGCTTGACGCCTGATGACCTCGACTCCGTGTGGGCGGCGATGCTGCCGCTGATCCTTCGGGCGGGGACCATCATGCTGCGCCCACACATTGAAAGACACCTTCAGGGGTCCCTCTACGACTGGGACGCGACCTCGCGGTGGGACGCCGCGGTCACCAGGCTGATCCAGAAAGGCCAGTTCAAGCCGCAGTAA